Proteins encoded within one genomic window of Desulfonatronospira thiodismutans ASO3-1:
- a CDS encoding PAS domain S-box protein, with protein sequence MTRPSKKQDHPGPASFQNSHDILMNAPIGIYTSTPEGRLLSVNPALARMFGYDSPQDMMESVTDIASQLYADADDREKFKRLLSEKEELVNYKCRMRRRDGTIFWTSKNAKAVRDKDGNVGNYQVFVTDISDRKQAEEELKKKERKYRQLFEASPISLWEQDFSQVKKRIDSLKAQGIPDLRAYLRENPDLVKELANLVKVVDVNQVTLRRYHASSKEEFFSGITTVFSEASIEGFLEAPIAIAEGRQELFVENKHLTLDGKPLEVQVHWSVAPGHEETYSSVLVCIVDTTELKEAEATLKESEEKYRLLVENLNEGVWQIDKDGYTTFVNNSMAEMLGYSVQEMLDRHLFDFMDEQAVSIARKNLERCRHGVREQLEFEFIHKDGRRIYTLLASSPIFDQDGNFTGYLAGVQDITKRKQAEKELMFQNILMKTQLEASPDGIMVVDENDKIISFNQRFAELWELPDSIMSSQSADKALKHVLSKLAYPDEFVRRIHELCNNKTEESCEEIVLADGKIFERYSSPISGPSGDYYGRVWYYRDITDRKKAESALRENQYLLSTIFDNAPIGIWVMDHDQKPLLVNSYFKENTGLGTDSVSLTSDELAACKKSDDMVLNGHDPCHFEEGVTFKDGRKHMLQTIKTALAGGDGRIKGVLGIGVDITERKRLEQELKEQVNILEAIINGIPDILAIQYPDHSIERYNKTGYQVLNKTPDEVRGKKCFELIGKERECEECATRTALRTKELAQLEKYIPELDIYLNCRSVPIVDEHGEVVKIVEQLRDITSRKLAEEALKKSEERYRSLVESQHDAIARIDREGLFTYVNDTCCRIFGKKREELLGSPFIPYVHEEDMEYLLTNLEKVHQHPHRVQIAHRLVTPSGFYWMHWENSAIFSDSGDIVEIQSVGRDITEMKLQQQKLELILKAAQNVSFVLTEPANDQQDHLIRDFSPGAENILGYNKEEVLGKSVFMLHSEENFEKVPEIHAAVARNQPWHGRVWLVRKSGEKYPALFTVYPFNLYSRMGMLGVSIDISELEKAQQELIQAKEQAEAANRAKSTFLANMSHEIRTPLTGIMGSMEMLASEISSENGRRIMDMTRESARSLQRIIDDILDLSKVEAGRMELSSREFVLSAVLDRVQGLYAAQAENKNVRLSKSLDPGVQDNLLGDASRLEQILRNLVGNAVKFTSHGQVTLRARPADSQDGSSKQVVRFEVQDTGPGIPEDKLTDIFESFTQADSSFKKSHQGTGLGLTICRQLTRLMGGNINVESAPGEGSTFVAEIPFEVVGQKHAAGRIQKTEPKESRPAPLNILLAEDVQLNHDYIRFVLEKDGHRLHSAYTGQEAVQAYQEGSFDLILMDIQMPGMDGMEATQQIRSMEQGAWSMEHGARGMEQRTEDRGQKVGERIPQSLNPPIPESLNSPIPQSQNRIPIIALTAYAMQEERDSFLEAGMDGYVSKPVDPEGLKQEIQRLAYSWQAGQSKDQKEQTALDAKLHDVVDMDEVYRRFMGDTQIWREMMGDFVHNEAQVYISCLERAWKEGDVQEINRLSHKLKGATGTLCINRITHQATEVHEESKKQESRHLENLLINLVQSLKGLLDSKI encoded by the coding sequence ATGACCCGACCTTCCAAGAAACAAGATCATCCCGGCCCGGCCAGTTTCCAAAATTCCCACGACATCCTCATGAACGCCCCCATAGGAATTTACACTTCTACGCCGGAGGGCAGGTTACTCTCTGTCAATCCCGCCCTGGCCAGAATGTTCGGGTACGATTCACCGCAGGACATGATGGAGTCGGTTACGGACATTGCGTCACAATTATATGCCGATGCTGATGACCGAGAAAAGTTCAAACGTCTTTTGAGCGAAAAGGAGGAACTGGTAAATTATAAATGTCGGATGCGCCGCAGAGACGGAACCATTTTCTGGACATCCAAGAATGCCAAGGCGGTACGGGACAAGGATGGAAATGTCGGCAATTATCAGGTCTTTGTTACAGATATATCAGATCGCAAGCAGGCCGAGGAGGAGCTTAAGAAAAAAGAAAGAAAGTATCGCCAGCTTTTTGAGGCCTCTCCCATATCTTTGTGGGAGCAGGATTTTTCTCAAGTCAAGAAGCGAATTGATTCCCTCAAGGCCCAGGGCATACCTGATCTCCGGGCTTACTTGCGAGAAAACCCGGATCTGGTGAAGGAGCTGGCCAACCTGGTAAAAGTTGTGGATGTCAACCAGGTCACACTAAGAAGGTATCACGCCAGCTCCAAAGAGGAGTTTTTCTCCGGAATCACCACGGTATTTTCAGAGGCGTCCATTGAAGGCTTTTTAGAAGCCCCGATAGCCATAGCCGAGGGCAGACAAGAGCTGTTTGTGGAAAATAAGCACCTCACCCTGGATGGGAAGCCCCTGGAGGTACAAGTGCACTGGTCGGTAGCCCCGGGGCATGAAGAGACCTATTCCAGTGTGTTGGTCTGTATCGTGGACACTACCGAACTTAAGGAGGCAGAGGCCACCCTGAAAGAGAGCGAAGAGAAGTATCGCCTGCTGGTTGAAAACCTTAATGAAGGCGTATGGCAGATTGACAAGGATGGCTACACCACATTTGTAAATAACAGCATGGCCGAGATGTTGGGATACAGCGTGCAAGAGATGCTGGACAGGCACCTGTTTGATTTCATGGACGAACAGGCCGTCAGCATCGCCCGGAAAAATCTGGAACGCTGTCGTCATGGGGTCAGGGAGCAGCTTGAATTTGAGTTTATACACAAGGACGGCAGGCGTATATATACTCTTTTAGCATCCTCGCCCATTTTTGATCAGGATGGAAATTTTACAGGGTATCTGGCTGGAGTGCAGGACATTACTAAACGGAAACAAGCCGAAAAAGAGCTGATGTTTCAAAACATCTTAATGAAGACTCAGTTAGAAGCTTCACCGGACGGGATTATGGTTGTTGATGAGAATGATAAGATCATATCTTTCAACCAGCGCTTTGCTGAACTCTGGGAACTGCCTGACAGTATTATGTCCTCGCAATCAGCAGATAAAGCTTTAAAGCACGTCCTTTCCAAACTGGCCTATCCTGATGAATTTGTCAGGCGGATTCATGAACTTTGCAACAACAAAACGGAGGAGAGTTGTGAAGAAATTGTCCTGGCAGACGGAAAAATATTTGAGCGCTACTCCTCCCCCATATCCGGTCCAAGTGGTGATTATTACGGCAGAGTCTGGTATTACAGGGATATCACAGACAGAAAAAAAGCTGAAAGCGCACTTCGGGAAAACCAGTACCTGCTGTCCACAATTTTTGACAATGCACCTATAGGTATCTGGGTGATGGATCATGATCAGAAGCCCTTGCTGGTCAACAGTTATTTCAAGGAAAACACCGGGCTCGGCACTGATTCTGTAAGCCTGACATCTGATGAACTGGCTGCATGTAAAAAAAGCGATGATATGGTGCTAAATGGACACGATCCCTGTCATTTTGAAGAGGGAGTTACCTTTAAAGATGGCCGGAAGCATATGCTCCAGACTATAAAAACCGCACTTGCCGGTGGAGATGGCAGGATAAAAGGAGTGCTGGGAATAGGGGTGGACATAACCGAGCGTAAAAGGCTGGAGCAGGAACTGAAAGAGCAGGTTAATATTTTGGAAGCCATTATCAACGGCATTCCGGATATACTGGCTATACAGTACCCGGATCACAGTATCGAGCGCTACAACAAGACTGGATACCAGGTCCTGAATAAGACGCCGGATGAGGTGCGAGGCAAAAAGTGTTTCGAGCTTATAGGCAAAGAAAGGGAATGCGAGGAGTGCGCCACCAGAACAGCCTTGCGCACTAAAGAACTTGCTCAGTTGGAGAAGTATATCCCGGAGCTGGATATCTACCTTAACTGTCGGAGTGTACCTATTGTGGACGAGCATGGGGAAGTGGTCAAGATTGTGGAGCAGTTGCGGGATATTACCAGCCGGAAGCTGGCGGAGGAAGCCCTTAAAAAGAGCGAAGAGCGCTACCGCAGCCTGGTGGAATCCCAGCATGATGCCATAGCGAGAATAGACAGGGAGGGCCTGTTTACCTATGTCAACGATACCTGTTGCCGTATCTTTGGCAAAAAAAGGGAAGAACTTCTGGGAAGTCCCTTTATTCCTTACGTGCACGAGGAGGATATGGAATATCTTCTGACAAATCTGGAGAAGGTTCACCAGCATCCACACAGAGTGCAGATAGCCCACAGACTGGTGACTCCCAGCGGATTTTACTGGATGCACTGGGAGAACAGTGCCATATTCAGCGACAGCGGGGACATAGTCGAGATCCAGAGTGTAGGCAGGGATATCACGGAGATGAAGCTTCAACAGCAGAAGCTGGAGTTGATTCTGAAAGCTGCGCAGAATGTTTCATTTGTGCTTACTGAGCCTGCCAATGACCAGCAGGATCACTTGATTCGGGATTTCAGCCCGGGCGCAGAAAATATATTGGGCTACAACAAGGAGGAGGTGCTGGGCAAATCGGTTTTCATGCTACATTCTGAGGAGAATTTTGAAAAGGTTCCAGAGATCCATGCTGCGGTAGCCCGGAACCAGCCCTGGCATGGCCGGGTATGGCTGGTGCGCAAAAGCGGGGAGAAGTATCCGGCCCTGTTCACTGTCTATCCTTTTAATTTGTACAGCAGGATGGGGATGCTCGGGGTGTCTATAGATATTTCAGAGCTGGAAAAGGCCCAACAGGAACTCATCCAGGCCAAGGAGCAGGCTGAAGCTGCCAACAGGGCCAAATCAACTTTTCTGGCCAATATGAGCCACGAGATCCGCACTCCGCTGACTGGAATCATGGGCTCCATGGAGATGCTGGCATCAGAGATAAGCAGCGAAAACGGCAGGCGTATAATGGATATGACCCGGGAATCGGCCAGGTCCCTGCAGCGGATCATCGACGATATCCTGGACCTGTCCAAGGTAGAGGCCGGCAGGATGGAGCTCAGCAGCCGGGAGTTCGTCTTGTCTGCTGTGCTGGACAGGGTGCAGGGTCTATACGCAGCTCAGGCAGAAAATAAAAACGTCAGGCTGTCCAAAAGCCTTGACCCGGGAGTTCAGGATAATCTTCTGGGGGATGCCAGTCGCCTGGAGCAGATACTGCGCAACCTGGTGGGCAATGCTGTGAAATTCACCAGTCATGGCCAGGTGACATTGAGAGCGAGGCCTGCTGACAGCCAGGATGGTTCTTCTAAGCAGGTTGTCAGGTTCGAGGTGCAGGATACTGGTCCGGGCATCCCGGAGGATAAGCTGACAGATATCTTTGAGAGCTTTACCCAGGCGGACAGTTCTTTCAAGAAGAGCCACCAGGGTACAGGCCTGGGGCTGACCATCTGCAGGCAACTAACCCGGCTGATGGGTGGAAACATAAATGTTGAAAGCGCTCCTGGAGAGGGCAGCACATTTGTTGCTGAAATTCCTTTTGAGGTTGTGGGCCAGAAGCATGCGGCAGGGCGTATTCAAAAAACAGAGCCAAAAGAGAGTAGGCCTGCTCCCCTGAATATACTGCTGGCCGAGGATGTGCAGCTCAACCATGATTATATCCGCTTTGTACTTGAAAAGGATGGTCACCGGCTGCATTCGGCTTACACTGGTCAGGAAGCGGTGCAGGCGTATCAAGAGGGCAGTTTCGATCTTATACTCATGGATATACAGATGCCGGGCATGGATGGAATGGAGGCCACGCAGCAGATAAGAAGCATGGAGCAAGGGGCGTGGAGCATGGAGCATGGAGCAAGGGGCATGGAGCAGAGGACAGAAGACAGGGGACAGAAAGTGGGAGAGCGAATCCCTCAATCCCTAAATCCCCCAATCCCTGAATCTCTGAATTCCCCAATCCCTCAATCCCAGAACAGAATTCCCATAATAGCTTTAACCGCTTACGCCATGCAGGAAGAAAGAGATAGTTTTCTTGAGGCAGGCATGGACGGTTATGTGTCCAAACCTGTAGATCCTGAAGGATTGAAGCAGGAAATACAAAGGCTGGCTTACTCATGGCAGGCAGGACAGTCAAAAGATCAAAAAGAACAGACTGCTTTGGATGCAAAGTTGCACGATGTTGTGGATATGGATGAGGTTTACAGACGTTTTATGGGTGATACGCAAATATGGCGGGAGATGATGGGTGACTTTGTGCATAACGAAGCCCAGGTTTACATAAGCTGTCTTGAGAGAGCCTGGAAAGAAGGAGACGTTCAGGAGATAAACCGGCTGTCCCACAAGCTGAAAGGAGCCACTGGCACCCTGTGTATCAACAGGATAACGCATCAGGCCACAGAAGTGCATGAAGAGTCTAAAAAGCAGGAAAGCCGGCACTTAGAGAATCTGCTGATAAACCTTGTGCAGTCCCTGAAGGGTCTACTTGACAGCAAAATATAA
- a CDS encoding type II toxin-antitoxin system RelE/ParE family toxin, translating into MIRSFKHKGLARFFKSGSTAGIQAAHAKRLRLILGRLNAASDIKDMDLPGLQLHKLSGKRDGIWSVTVSGNWRVTFLFENGDAKMVNYEDYH; encoded by the coding sequence ATGATTCGAAGCTTCAAGCACAAAGGTTTGGCCAGGTTCTTCAAATCCGGTAGCACCGCAGGGATTCAGGCTGCTCATGCCAAGAGGCTTCGACTGATTCTCGGTCGGCTGAATGCAGCGTCAGATATTAAAGATATGGACTTGCCAGGTCTTCAGTTGCACAAACTTTCCGGCAAGCGAGACGGAATTTGGTCAGTGACGGTCAGTGGTAACTGGCGAGTGACATTTCTGTTTGAGAACGGAGATGCCAAGATGGTGAATTACGAAGATTATCATTAA
- a CDS encoding HigA family addiction module antitoxin, whose translation MLMHNPPHPGEILRELCLEPLGLTVTAAAEALGVSRKTLSAVLNGKAGISPEMAIRLSIAFNTSAQSWLNQQSQYELWHAEQNRKKLRVKRLVAA comes from the coding sequence ATGTTGATGCACAACCCTCCCCACCCAGGTGAAATATTGCGCGAGCTTTGCTTAGAACCCCTTGGTCTTACGGTTACGGCGGCGGCAGAAGCACTGGGAGTAAGCCGCAAAACTCTAAGCGCTGTGCTGAACGGTAAGGCAGGTATTAGTCCAGAGATGGCTATACGGCTTTCTATTGCCTTTAATACCTCTGCACAGAGCTGGCTGAACCAGCAGTCCCAATATGAACTCTGGCATGCTGAACAGAATCGTAAAAAGCTCAGGGTGAAGAGACTTGTCGCAGCCTGA
- a CDS encoding PAS domain-containing protein: MSDTCHTFYSVTFLQLVTALSMLLLSEKKKGEKRQEEILSLVQSALDGLSARIAPVDEKGTIVLVNKQWRNFAKENQLTPDMVSEGVNYFDVCRQAEGEWSEGAMDFARGLQRILNREEELFTLEYPCPAPDKEFWFRAGVTPLPDENRNWAVVAHQDITEQ; encoded by the coding sequence ATGTCGGATACCTGCCATACTTTCTACTCTGTTACGTTTTTGCAGCTGGTGACAGCGTTATCAATGCTCCTGCTATCTGAAAAAAAGAAAGGTGAAAAGAGACAGGAGGAAATACTTAGTTTAGTGCAGTCCGCTCTGGACGGCCTCTCTGCCCGAATTGCCCCGGTGGATGAAAAGGGGACTATCGTTCTGGTCAATAAGCAATGGCGGAATTTCGCAAAAGAAAACCAGCTCACCCCGGATATGGTTTCTGAAGGAGTGAACTATTTTGATGTATGCAGACAGGCAGAGGGTGAGTGGTCTGAAGGAGCCATGGATTTTGCCCGGGGGCTTCAAAGGATCCTGAACAGGGAAGAAGAACTGTTCACCCTGGAATATCCCTGCCCCGCTCCGGACAAAGAATTCTGGTTCCGGGCAGGGGTTACTCCTTTGCCTGATGAGAACCGCAACTGGGCGGTGGTTGCTCACCAGGACATAACTGAACAGTAA
- a CDS encoding PAS domain-containing protein yields MDAVVQGQSMLVGVVLKDAQDRYIHWNKKASEVFGIGIDELKRMTLLTISRGVPAREV; encoded by the coding sequence TTGGATGCCGTGGTTCAGGGCCAGTCTATGCTTGTGGGGGTTGTGCTCAAGGATGCACAGGACAGGTATATCCACTGGAACAAAAAAGCTTCGGAGGTATTCGGAATAGGCATAGATGAGCTCAAAAGGATGACCTTGCTCACAATTTCCAGAGGAGTTCCAGCACGTGAGGTATAG
- a CDS encoding DUF362 domain-containing protein: protein MFKQSWNRLTRRGFLSRVSIMAAGWKLLPFMSGNFVHAENNSEVGLIKTEDRKEAVRRAFKLGSPPSMQGKKVLIKPNFNTADPAPGSTHNDTLSTMIDEVRQRGAREIIIGERSGPPDTREVMEEKGIFDLAEKEGVQVINFDQLEDHELVHFEDKELHWKDGFHVPRILYEVDHILACGCLKTHQFNGVFTMALKLAVGIIPREGTDYMSQLHGSEDMRKMIAEINLAYHPDMYIIDGIDAFVSGGPATGEKVRAGITLCARDPVAIDAVGVSILKKLGSTPDIMDKPVFQQEQIARATEIGLGVSGPEMIRLLSDDPAGEDYIQSLHEYLRT, encoded by the coding sequence ATGTTCAAACAATCATGGAACAGGCTTACCCGGCGTGGATTCTTGTCCCGGGTGAGTATTATGGCTGCCGGCTGGAAACTGTTGCCCTTTATGTCCGGCAATTTTGTCCACGCTGAAAATAATTCTGAAGTAGGTCTGATCAAAACCGAAGACAGAAAGGAGGCCGTGCGCAGGGCCTTTAAGCTCGGCTCTCCACCAAGTATGCAAGGCAAAAAAGTGCTCATCAAGCCCAATTTCAATACGGCTGACCCGGCTCCCGGCTCCACACACAACGATACCCTGTCCACCATGATAGACGAAGTCCGGCAGCGCGGAGCCCGGGAAATCATCATCGGCGAAAGGAGCGGTCCTCCAGACACCCGCGAAGTTATGGAAGAAAAAGGTATATTTGACCTGGCTGAAAAAGAGGGTGTGCAGGTGATCAACTTTGACCAGCTGGAGGATCACGAACTGGTTCACTTTGAAGATAAAGAGCTGCACTGGAAGGACGGTTTCCACGTGCCCAGGATACTCTATGAGGTGGATCATATCCTGGCCTGCGGGTGTCTCAAAACACATCAATTCAACGGCGTATTTACCATGGCCCTGAAGCTCGCCGTGGGCATAATCCCCAGGGAGGGAACCGATTACATGAGTCAGTTGCATGGTTCTGAGGATATGCGAAAAATGATTGCTGAAATCAATCTGGCCTACCACCCGGATATGTACATAATCGACGGGATAGATGCCTTTGTAAGCGGGGGACCCGCCACCGGCGAGAAAGTCCGGGCCGGAATCACGCTTTGCGCCAGGGACCCCGTGGCCATTGACGCTGTGGGTGTGAGCATACTTAAAAAACTGGGCTCCACACCGGACATAATGGACAAACCGGTTTTTCAGCAGGAGCAGATAGCCAGAGCAACTGAAATCGGCCTGGGCGTTTCCGGTCCGGAAATGATCCGCCTGCTTTCAGACGATCCAGCAGGAGAAGATTATATCCAAAGCCTTCATGAATACCTGAGAACATAA